A single region of the Phyllostomus discolor isolate MPI-MPIP mPhyDis1 chromosome 14, mPhyDis1.pri.v3, whole genome shotgun sequence genome encodes:
- the PGBD1 gene encoding LOW QUALITY PROTEIN: piggyBac transposable element-derived protein 1 (The sequence of the model RefSeq protein was modified relative to this genomic sequence to represent the inferred CDS: deleted 1 base in 1 codon), with protein MDEALWSPAPENRGSPVRVKVEDSTWEQVCSTQEHGLHAQELGRLRFQCFSYQEVTGPREALSQLQELCRLWLRPETHSKEQMLELLVLEQFLRILPAGLRARVRERRPQSGEEALTALEDTGTDTGDVAQQASVYTQGQDMHLLVTDCQGASLECQSLHLLPGATTVKCEPPEFPDENVQAVSLSARGPAPQGPAPLQEKAPRDKAPAPGFKSATPQTSVKTEDEAAQTLVPEEWPHLRLAQRTLCGDSAQEVTDLSLRTEEAVTKDELFNAKQEASEEMDQGAEASGIPERDGVPGVACGAPVADAKPAAHLNTMKHRHAGDLWARTHISSLEYAAGDVTWKGRKKDKARVSELLQGLAFSGDSDVEENNEPEAQPAPKKLKSSSVPERTWAQKDIKPSFPSWSVLDSGLLNLKSEKLSPVELFELFFDDETFNLIVSETNKYASQKDVSLEVTIQEMRCVFGVLLWSGIVRRPRRGMYWEISGAGQSQVRESITRDRFELIFSYLHFADNSRLDPKDKFTKLRPLIKQMNKSFLLYAPLQEYYCFDKTMCECFDSGLSLSGRPVRIGYKMWCGTTTQGYLVWFEPHQEESTMTADKDLDLGLGGNLVMRFADALLERGQHPYHLCFDGFFTSVKIVSALRKKGVRATGAIRENRMEKCPLVNAAHMKTMKKGYFDFRVEEKEEIILCRWHGDGVSSLCSSAVGIEPVGEVSCLVDDEISQISRPSIVKLYNECREGVANMDQIISKYRVRIRSKKWYSVLVSFMVDVAVNNAWQLHRACNPGASLDPSDFRRRIAHAYLEPSTGLSDQGR; from the exons ATGGATGAAGCTTTGTGGAGCCCCGCTCCTGAAAACAGGGGCAGTCCAGTGAGAGTCAAGGTGGAAGATTCCACGTGGGAGCAGGTGTGCAGCACACAGGAGCACGGCCTCCACGCTCAGGAGCTTGGCCGCCTGCGCTTCCAGTGCTTCAGCTACCAGGAGGTGACTGGACCTCGGGAGGCTCTGTCCCAGCTCCAGGAGCTCTGCCGGCTGTGGCTGCGGCCCGAGACGCACAGCAAGGAGCAGATGCTGGAGCTGCTGGTGCTGGAGCAGTTCCTGCGCATCCTGCCCGCGGGGCTGCGCGCCCGGGTGCGGGAGCGGCGCCCGCAGAGTGGCGAGGAGGCCTTGACAGCACTGGAGGATACAGGGACAGACACAGGAGACGTAGCACAGCAG GCCTCTGTCTACACTCAGGGACAGGACATGCACCTCCTGGTGACAGACTGTCAAGGCGCCTCTTTGGAGTGTCAGAGCCTCCACCTCCTGCCTGGGGCGACCACCGTGAAATGTGAGCCTCCAGAGTTTCCCGACGAGAACGTCCAAGCCGTGAGCCTGAGCGCCAGGG GGCCTGCTCCCCAAGGACCAGCTCCTCTCCAGGAAAAAGCCCCCAGAGACAAGGCACCAGCACCTGGATTCAAGTCAGCCACACCCCAG ACATCGGTAAAGACGGAGGACGAAGCAGCCCAGACCCTCGTCCCGGAGGAGTGGCCACATCTGCGTCTGGCTCAGAGGACCCTCTGTGGCGACTCAGCTCAGGAGGTGACAGACCTCAGTCTGAGGA CTGAAGAAGCTGTAACTAAAGATGAATTGTTTAATGCAAAACAAGAAGCATCTGAAGAGATGGACCAAGGTGCTGAGGCCTCAGGAATACCCGAAAG agaTGGTGTGCCCGGGGTTGCGTGTGGCGCTCCTGTCGCTGATGCGAAGCCAGCTGCACATTTGAACACCATGAAGCATCGTCACGCAGGCGACCTGTGGGCCCGCACACACATCTCATCCCTGGAATATGCTGCAGGAGACGTCAcctggaaagggaggaagaaagacaaagcTCGAGTGAGTGAACTGCTCCAAGGCCTTGCGTTTTCTGGGGACTCTGATGTGGAAGAAAATAATGAGCCAGAGGCCCAGCCGGCTCCCAAAAAGCTAAAGTCTTCAAGTGTGCCAGAGAGGACTTGGGCCCAAAAAGACATTAAACCCAGCTTTCCGAGCTGGTCAGTGCTGGACTCTGGCCTGTTGAATCTCAAGAGTGAAAAGCTGAGCCCAGTAGAgctctttgaattattttttgatGATGAAACATTCAACCTGATTGTCAGTGAGACCAAT AAGTATGCCTCTCAGAAAGATGTCAGCTTGGAAGTCACAATTCAGGAAATGAGGTGCGTGTTCGGGGTCCTGCTGTGGAGTGGGATTGTGAGACGACCCAGAAGGGGAATGTACTGGGAGATCTCGGGTGCTGGTCAGAGCCAGGTCCGAGAGTCCATTACGAGAGACAGATTTGAACTGATTTTCTCATACCTGCATTTTGCAGATAATAGCCGCCTAGATCCAAAAGACAAGTTTACAAAATTGAGGCCTCTCATAAAGCAAATGAATAAGAGCTTCCTCCTGTATGCGCCGCTCCAAGAATACTATTGCTTTGACAAGACCATGTGTGAATGCTTTGACAGTGGCCTGTCCCTGAGTGGGAGGCCTGTGAGGATCGGCTACAAAATGTGGTGCGGCACAACCACGCAGGGCTATCTGGTTTGGTTTGAGCCCCATCAGGAAGAATCCACAATGACAGCAGATAAGGATCTCGATCTTGGTTTGGGGGGAAACCTAGTGATGCGTTTCGCTGATGCCCTTTTAGAGAGAGGTCAGCACCCCTACCACCTGTGTTTCGATGGCTTCTTCACAAGTGTCAAGATAGTGTCAGCCTTGAGGAAGAAAGGCGTGAGGGCAACAGGGGCCATCCGTGAGAACAGGATGGAGAAATGTCCCCTTGTGAATGCAGCGCAcatgaaaacaatgaagaaggGGTATTTCGATTTCCGagtggaagaaaaggaggagataaTCTTGTGCCGTTGGCATGGCGACGGCGTTTCCAGCCTGTGCTCCAGTGCTGTTGGCATCGAGCCCGTCGGTGAGGTCAGCTGCTTGGTGGATGACGAGATCTCTCAGATAAGCCGCCCATCCATAGTGAAATTGTATAACGAATGCAGGGAAGGTGTAGCTAACATGGATCAAATCATTTCCAAATACAGGGTGAGAATAAGAAGCAAGAAATGGTACTCGGTTTTGGTGAGCTTCATGGTTGATGTAGCCGTGAACAATGCCTGGCAGCTGCACCGAGCCTGTAACCCAGGTGCCTCTCTGGACCCCTCGGACTTCCGGAGACGCATTGCACATGCTTACCTGGAGCCCAGCACTGGCCTGTCAGATCAAGGCCGATGA
- the ZSCAN26 gene encoding zinc finger and SCAN domain-containing protein 26 yields the protein MTSVSVGAPSLAPLNLKKDPGRPVKDDHHAAREQGFRRPGNGTGLEREPLCRQFRQLRYEETAGPREALRRLHELCRLWLRPETHSKEEMLELLVLEQFLRILPAGLRARVRERRPQSGEEAVVVLEDLHPELRETGQQVEKHLGQAEQQHVCVEDTVALNAAQAQQVRPERADPKPETEQGEETATENEMSATETDPCGGSESTGRVPEPGEPHREGSHLERQQAKPKGKADHNRSAGGERFLQCSDPVGHEGMHSAGRLCGSSPPGHQKIRSREKSHQCHECGKAFQRSSHLVRHQKIHLGEKPYQCKECGKVFSQNAGLLEHHRIHTGEKPFLCIHCGKSFRRSSHLNRHQRIHSQEEPCECRECGKTFSQALLLTHHQRTHSHARGHQCHACGKAFSLTSDLIRHHRIHTGEKPFTCNICQKAFRLNSHLAQHMRIHNEEKPYECSECGEAFRQRSGLSQHRRYHHKDRPAH from the exons ATGACATCAGTATCGGTTGGTGCTCCTTCCCTGGCTCCTCTGAATCTGAAGAAGGATCCAGGAAGGCCAGTGAAGGACGATCACCACGCTGCTAGGGAGCAGGGATTCAGACGCCCAGGAAACGGCACCGGCCTTGAACGGGAGCCGCTGTGCAGACAGTTCAGGCAGTTGCGGTATGAAGAGACCGCAGGACCTCGGGAGGCGTTGCGCCGGCTCCACGAGCTCTGCCGGCTGTGGCTGCGGCCCGAGACGCACAGCAAGGAGGAGATGCTGGAGCTGCTGGTGCTGGAGCAGTTCCTGCGCATCCTGCCCGCGGGGCTGCGCGCCCGGGTGCGGGAGCGGCGCCCGCAGAGCGGAGAAGAGGCTGTGGTTGTACTGGAGGACCTGCATCCAGAGCTGCGGGAAACTGGACAGCAGGTGGAAAAG cacctaggacaggcAGAGCAACAGCACGTGTGTGTGGAAGACACAGTGGCTCTGAATGCTGCGCAGGCCCAGCAGGTCAGACCTGAGCGAGCAGACCCGAAGCCTGAAACAGAACAAG GTGAAGAGACAGCAACTGAAAATGAGATGTCAGCTACAGAGACAGACCCTTGCGGAGGATCAGAATCGACTGGGAGAGTACCTGAGCCCGGGGAGCCGCATCGTGAGGGCTCTCACTTGGAAAGGCAGCAGGCCAAGCCCAAGGGAAAAGCCGACCATAACCGCTCAGCGGGTGGGGAGAGATTCCTCCAGTGCTCAGACCCGGTTGGACATGAAGGTATGCACAGCGCAGGAAGGCTCTGTGGATCCAGTCCTCCCGGGCATCAGAAAATCCGCTCTAGAGAGAAAAGCCATCAGTGTCatgagtgtgggaaagcctttcaGAGAAGCTCACACCTTGTCAGACATCAGAAAATCCATCTTGGTGAGAAGCCTTATCAGTGCAAGGAGTGTGGGAAAGTGTTTAGCCAGAACGCAGGCCTTTTGGAGCATCATAGAAtccatactggagagaaaccttttCTCTGTATCCACTGTGGGAAGAGCTTCAGGCGCAGCTCTCACCTGAACCGGCACCAGAGGATTCACAGTCAGGAGGAGCCCTGTGAGTGCAGGGAGTGTGGGAAGACCTTTAGCCAGGCCCTGCTCCTCACCCACCATCAGAGAACCCACAGCCACGCCCGGGGCCACCAGTGTCACGCATGCGGGAAGGCCTTCAGCTTAACCTCAGACCTTATTCGACATCACAggattcacactggagaaaaaccttTCACGTGCAACATATGCCAGAAAGCCTTCCGACTCAACTCCCACCTTGCTCAGCACATGCGGATCCACAATGAAGAAAAACCCTATGAGTGCAGTGAGTGCGGGGAAGCCTTCAGGCAGAGGTCAGGCCTTTCTCAACATCGGAGATACCACCACAAAGACAGACCAGCTCACTGA
- the NKAPL gene encoding NKAP-like protein, whose product MFPHGGAHWCEFAFLGSREARVGRRKPQTQARPRRALLEEKKPSDCLGPQPVGTSPGKRPEAAGSGSGTAAGAPARAGVIARHVPCDNGPALTSWSPVKARPMAPVSRSRSPEDTPGSQRRRRSSPGSSRSLSQTRGREILGPPCGRSAGAPYLRRDSGSREPPVLHNYAFSSASSTYCGGHRYHHHNYAGDRQWAEHYDVKESYRQRRLKERERIGELGAPEVWGLSPKYPEPDSDEHSPVEGEDVKTQKVSSSSDSSSEEKRKKKASHSKNKKRKKKSKRKYKKYYGNGDSNSDSDTNCSSDEGKKRAKKAKNKEKKKKHRGGNCKKKKSKKTGKEPNDSSYKDCEGELPEDNWIEHSDITDTMDLIGPEAPAIHTSQEEKPLNYGHALLPGEGAAMAEYVKAGKRIPRRGEIGLTSEEIASFECSGYVMSGSRHRRMEAVRLRKENQIYSADEKRALASFNQEERRKRENNILASFREMVYRKTKGKDDK is encoded by the coding sequence ATGTTCCCACACGGAGGGGCTCATTGGTGTGAATTCGCCTTCTTGGGTTCCCGCGAGGCTCGGGTTGGGCGACGTAAACCCCAAACACAGGCGCGGCCGCGCCGTGCCCTCCtcgaggaaaaaaaaccctccgACTGCCTCGGCCCACAACCGGTCGGGACTTCGCCTGGGAAGCGGCCGGAAGCGGCCGGAAGCGGAAGCGGGACTGCGGCTGGAGCGCCTGCGCGAGCGGGAGTCATCGCCCGCCACGTTCCTTGTGATAACGGCCCCGCGTTGACCAGTTGGTCACCTGTGAAAGCGCGGCCCATGGCGCCAGTGTCCCGGTCTCGCTCTCCCGAGGACACCCCGGGCTCCCAGAGACGGCGACGCAGCTCGCCGGGAAGCAGCCGTTCCCTCTCTCAGACCCGCGGCCGTGAGATCCTCGGGCCTCCGTGCGGTAGGTCGGCCGGCGCTCCTTACCTCCGCCGTGACTCTGGGTCTCGAGAGCCCCCTGTGCTGCACAACTACGCTTTCTCGTCCGCTTCCTCCACGTACTGCGGAGGACACCGGTACCATCACCACAATTACGCGGGCGACCGGCAGTGGGCGGAGCACTACGACGTGAAGGAGAGCTACCGGCAGAGGCGgctgaaagagagggaaaggatcGGGGAGCTGGGAGCTCCTGAGGTGTGGGGCCTGTCTCCGAAGTACCCAGAGCCGGATTCTGATGAACACAGCCCAGTTGAAGGTGAAGATGTGAAAACTCAGAAGGTCAGCAGCAGTTCAGATTCCAGCTccgaagaaaaaaggaaaaagaaggccAGTcattcaaaaaacaagaaaagaaagaaaaagtccaaaagaaaatataagaaatattatgGTAATGGTGACAGTAATTCAGACTCTGACACTAATTGTAGCTCTgatgaagggaaaaagagagccAAGAAAgccaagaacaaagaaaagaaaaagaaacacagaggcGGAAAttgcaagaaaaagaagagtaaaaagaCTGGAAAAGAACCGAATGACTCAAGTTATAAAGATTGTGAAGGGGAGTTGCCAGAAGATAACTGGATTGAGCACTCAGATATTACAGATACCATGGATCTCATCGGTCCAGAAGCACCTGCAATTCACACCTCGCAAGAAGAGAAGCCTTTGAACTATGGCCATGCGCTGCTCCCAGGTGAAGGCGCAGCCATGGCAGAGTATGTGAAAGCTGGAAAGCGGATCCCACGAAGAGGTGAAATTGGGCTGACGAGTGAAGAAATTGCTTCATTTGAATGCTCAGGCTATGTTATGAGTGGCAGCAGGCATCGCAGAATGGAGGCTGTACGACTGCGTAAAGAGAACCAGATCTACAGTGCAGATGAGAAGAGGGCCCTCGCATCCTTTAACCAAGAAGAGAGGCGTAAGAGAGAGAATAATATTCTGGCCAGTTTCAGAGAGATGGTGTACAGAAAGACAAAAGGGAAAGATGACAAATAA